The following proteins come from a genomic window of Microbacterium sp. JZ31:
- a CDS encoding M23 family metallopeptidase, translating to MTPRPRHVLAVRAGRMVAVLTLLGVAVAATGAAVPAVQEQPVAATVSIVAEPALNVTTQGEAPEDGREHSGFGAPEAELPRFEGEGLPDGATALAEKLAGLPPLEASSYAATTPDELDEIRRDARLALVNAAIEAGIPVDLAGFVEDPDFDLASIGTLSWPLAGGTMTDRFGARNGRHMGLDIAAAAGTPIGAAAPGVVILSSESYFGYGVAVMILHIDGMITLYGHLTHGSRVVEAGDWVEAGDPIGLVGNTGRSFGPHLHLEVRIGGVAVDPLNFLDGASKRPVIKAWEPEPAAPAQPQPAAVRPEPQPAGTPDAKPKPKPTAKPSVKPTPKPTPTAKPTATPTPKPTPTGTSTPKPTGTPTPKPTPTPTGTPKPTPTPTPSTTSKPAAPPATQTPSPTPSPSPTGEKSLVGTVVDPPAG from the coding sequence GTGACGCCGCGTCCGCGTCACGTGCTCGCCGTGCGAGCGGGCCGGATGGTGGCGGTTCTCACGCTCCTGGGGGTCGCGGTCGCGGCCACCGGCGCGGCCGTCCCGGCGGTGCAGGAGCAGCCGGTGGCGGCGACCGTGTCGATCGTCGCGGAGCCGGCGCTGAATGTCACGACCCAGGGCGAGGCCCCGGAGGACGGACGTGAGCACAGCGGATTCGGCGCCCCGGAGGCGGAGCTGCCGCGCTTCGAGGGCGAGGGCCTGCCGGACGGCGCCACCGCGCTCGCGGAGAAGCTGGCCGGGCTTCCGCCGCTCGAGGCGAGCTCCTACGCCGCGACGACTCCGGACGAGCTCGACGAGATCCGGCGCGACGCGCGCCTCGCACTCGTGAACGCCGCGATCGAAGCCGGCATCCCCGTCGACCTGGCGGGCTTCGTGGAGGACCCCGACTTCGACCTCGCCTCGATCGGGACGCTGAGCTGGCCGCTCGCCGGCGGGACGATGACCGACCGCTTCGGCGCGCGGAACGGCCGGCACATGGGTCTCGACATCGCCGCTGCGGCGGGCACCCCCATCGGCGCGGCCGCCCCCGGCGTCGTCATCCTGTCGAGCGAGAGCTATTTCGGCTACGGCGTCGCGGTGATGATCCTGCACATCGACGGCATGATCACGCTCTACGGTCACCTCACACACGGCAGCCGGGTGGTGGAGGCGGGCGACTGGGTGGAGGCGGGCGACCCGATCGGCCTCGTCGGGAACACGGGCCGCAGCTTCGGCCCCCACCTGCATCTCGAGGTGCGCATCGGCGGTGTCGCCGTCGACCCGCTGAACTTCCTCGACGGGGCGTCGAAGCGCCCGGTCATCAAGGCCTGGGAGCCCGAACCCGCCGCACCGGCGCAGCCGCAGCCCGCCGCCGTGCGGCCGGAGCCCCAGCCCGCGGGGACGCCGGACGCGAAGCCCAAGCCGAAGCCCACCGCGAAGCCGAGCGTGAAGCCGACGCCCAAGCCGACGCCGACCGCGAAGCCCACGGCCACGCCGACGCCCAAGCCGACGCCGACCGGCACATCGACCCCGAAGCCGACCGGCACGCCGACCCCGAAGCCGACACCGACGCCGACCGGGACGCCGAAACCGACGCCCACCCCGACGCCGTCGACGACCTCGAAGCCCGCGGCTCCGCCCGCGACGCAGACGCCGAGCCCCACGCCTTCGCCGAGCCCCACCGGCGAGAAGAGCCTGGTCGGCACGGTGGTGGATCCGCCGGCCGGCTGA
- a CDS encoding sugar kinase encodes MTGPARRLDVLALGESLGLLVAGRAGRLQHVRDMRMGFGGAESNVAIGVARLGGAAGWIGRVGADAVGELIVRELRAESVETHPVVDRGAATALMLKERPHPGTSRITYYRHGQAGSRLTAEDVPTDVIAAARVLHVTGISAGLGAGPLAAAHAAIDHAKTAGVLVSFDVNHRASLWSEQADAAEAYRGLAARADVVFAGDDEAHLVTGETDPERQLDALVELGAAHAIVKLGERGATYAAASGERARRDAVRVSVVDTVGAGDAFVAGWLFELTRGSDAGARLDTAVACGALACTAEGDWEAAPTPADLAWLHAGGADPVSR; translated from the coding sequence GTGACCGGGCCGGCCCGCCGCCTGGACGTGCTGGCTCTGGGTGAGAGCCTCGGCCTGCTCGTGGCCGGACGCGCGGGCCGGCTGCAGCACGTCCGCGACATGCGCATGGGCTTCGGCGGCGCGGAGAGCAACGTCGCGATCGGGGTGGCGCGGCTCGGCGGCGCGGCCGGCTGGATCGGCCGGGTCGGCGCCGATGCGGTCGGCGAGCTGATCGTGCGCGAGCTGCGCGCCGAGTCTGTCGAGACCCATCCCGTCGTCGACCGGGGAGCGGCGACCGCGCTGATGCTGAAGGAGCGCCCCCATCCCGGCACGAGCCGGATCACCTACTACCGCCACGGGCAGGCGGGCAGCCGCCTGACCGCCGAGGATGTGCCGACGGACGTGATCGCCGCGGCCCGCGTGCTGCACGTCACGGGCATCTCGGCGGGTCTCGGAGCCGGGCCGCTCGCCGCCGCGCACGCCGCGATCGACCACGCGAAGACCGCGGGCGTGCTGGTGTCGTTCGACGTGAACCACCGCGCCTCGCTCTGGAGCGAGCAGGCGGACGCGGCCGAGGCGTATCGGGGGCTCGCCGCGCGGGCCGACGTGGTGTTCGCGGGCGACGACGAGGCGCATCTCGTGACCGGCGAGACCGATCCGGAGCGTCAGCTCGACGCCCTGGTGGAACTCGGCGCCGCCCACGCGATCGTGAAGCTCGGCGAGCGGGGCGCCACATACGCCGCCGCCTCCGGCGAGCGCGCGCGCCGCGACGCGGTGCGCGTGAGCGTCGTCGACACGGTCGGCGCGGGCGACGCGTTCGTCGCGGGCTGGCTGTTCGAGCTGACCCGCGGATCGGACGCGGGGGCGCGGCTCGACACGGCCGTCGCGTGCGGCGCGCTCGCCTGCACGGCGGAGGGCGACTGGGAGGCGGCGCCGACGCCGGCGGACCTCGCCTGGCTGCACGCAGGCGGCGCCGACCCGGTGAGTCGCTGA
- a CDS encoding VOC family protein: MISAPLIRPFLWFDGNAREAMDYYCEVFPDSRIDRVDEYPDESLDEHFRGMAGKVINGEFTLAGVRFGCLDGGPAFRFNEAISFAIECADQEELDYYWDRLSHVPEAEQCGWCKDRFGVSWQIVPAKMHALLNTPAQVQAMMAMKKIDIAELEALTF; encoded by the coding sequence ATGATCAGCGCACCGCTCATCCGCCCGTTCCTGTGGTTCGACGGCAACGCCCGCGAGGCAATGGACTACTACTGCGAGGTGTTCCCCGACAGCCGGATCGATCGGGTCGACGAATACCCGGACGAGAGCCTCGACGAGCACTTCCGCGGCATGGCCGGAAAGGTCATCAACGGCGAGTTCACGCTCGCCGGCGTCCGCTTCGGCTGCCTGGACGGCGGGCCGGCCTTCCGGTTCAACGAGGCCATCTCGTTCGCGATCGAGTGCGCGGACCAGGAGGAGCTCGACTACTACTGGGACCGCCTCTCGCACGTGCCCGAGGCGGAGCAGTGCGGCTGGTGCAAGGATCGCTTCGGCGTCAGCTGGCAGATCGTGCCCGCCAAGATGCACGCGCTCCTCAACACGCCCGCACAGGTGCAGGCGATGATGGCGATGAAGAAGATCGACATCGCCGAGCTCGAGGCGCTGACGTTCTGA
- a CDS encoding TrmH family RNA methyltransferase, with amino-acid sequence MDQVRGHGVGPWQGEWPKEPLYDPELLEHGDTRNVIDRYRYWRMEAIVADLDERRHPFHVAIENWQHDMNIGSIVRSANAFLADTVHIIGRRRWNRRGAMVTDRYQHVVHHEDVASFAAWARAEGIPILAVDNVGEAVPVDRAELPERCVLLFGQEGPGLSDEALAAASGHIEITQYGSTRSINASAAAAVVMYEWCRRHAG; translated from the coding sequence ATGGATCAGGTGCGCGGACACGGGGTCGGCCCGTGGCAGGGGGAGTGGCCGAAGGAGCCCCTGTACGACCCCGAGCTGCTGGAGCACGGCGACACGCGCAACGTGATCGACCGTTACCGGTACTGGCGCATGGAGGCGATCGTCGCCGACCTCGACGAGCGGCGGCATCCGTTCCACGTCGCGATCGAGAACTGGCAGCACGACATGAACATCGGCTCGATCGTGCGCAGCGCCAACGCGTTCCTCGCCGACACCGTGCACATCATCGGTCGGCGGCGCTGGAACCGCCGCGGCGCGATGGTCACCGACCGCTACCAGCACGTCGTGCACCACGAGGACGTCGCGTCGTTCGCCGCGTGGGCGCGCGCGGAGGGCATCCCGATCCTCGCGGTCGACAACGTCGGCGAGGCCGTGCCGGTCGACCGTGCGGAGCTCCCCGAGCGCTGCGTGCTGCTGTTCGGTCAGGAGGGCCCGGGTCTGTCCGACGAGGCGCTCGCCGCGGCGTCCGGCCACATCGAGATCACCCAGTACGGCTCGACCCGCTCGATCAACGCCTCGGCCGCCGCGGCCGTCGTGATGTACGAGTGGTGCCGACGGCACGCGGGCTGA
- a CDS encoding MATE family efflux transporter, with protein MTRPAALNRDILRLAVPALGSLVVEPLFLLVDAALVGHLGIAPLAGLGIASSVLQTVVGLMVFLAYATTPAVARRFGAGDTRGAVSVGIDGMWLALGIGAVLAVAGYVATPALVAAFGSSPDVAAQAVTYLGISMWGLPAMLIVFAATGLLRGLQDTVTPLWIAGIGFAANAVLNVLFIYGFGWGIAGSAAGTVVAQWGMVVAYAVVVGRVARRHGARLRPHRDGIRGSARAGGWLFVRTVSLRLALLLTVAAATGLGTRELAGWQVVFTISSTAAFALDALAIAAQALIGKHLGAGDPDAVRHVLRRTLAWGAWFGLALGVVIAALSGVIGLAFTGDPQLAALIQPALILMAIAQPLAGVVYVLDGVLMGAGDARYLAIVGVVNLVPFLPALWLVTQSGPAGAAGLAGVTVAFFGVLMTTRAIGLGARVRGSRWMTVGDRIASTAA; from the coding sequence GTGACCCGCCCCGCCGCCCTGAATCGCGACATCCTGCGGCTCGCGGTGCCCGCGCTCGGCTCGCTCGTGGTCGAGCCGCTGTTCCTGCTCGTCGACGCCGCGCTCGTCGGCCATCTGGGCATCGCGCCGCTTGCCGGGCTGGGCATCGCGTCGTCCGTGCTGCAGACCGTCGTCGGCCTGATGGTGTTCCTCGCGTACGCCACCACGCCGGCCGTCGCGCGGCGGTTCGGCGCCGGTGACACCCGCGGGGCCGTCTCGGTGGGCATCGACGGCATGTGGCTCGCGCTCGGGATCGGCGCCGTGCTCGCGGTCGCGGGGTACGTCGCGACGCCGGCGCTCGTCGCGGCCTTCGGCTCGAGCCCCGATGTGGCGGCGCAGGCGGTCACCTACCTCGGCATCTCGATGTGGGGCCTGCCCGCCATGCTGATCGTGTTCGCCGCGACCGGCCTGCTGCGCGGCCTGCAGGACACGGTCACGCCGCTGTGGATCGCGGGCATCGGCTTCGCGGCGAACGCCGTGCTCAACGTCCTGTTCATCTACGGCTTCGGATGGGGCATCGCGGGTTCGGCGGCCGGCACCGTCGTCGCCCAGTGGGGCATGGTGGTGGCGTACGCGGTGGTCGTCGGACGCGTGGCGCGCAGACACGGCGCCCGGCTGCGCCCGCACCGCGACGGGATCCGCGGCTCCGCGCGGGCGGGCGGATGGCTGTTCGTGCGCACCGTGAGCCTGCGCCTCGCGCTGCTGCTGACGGTGGCGGCCGCCACCGGGCTCGGCACCCGCGAGCTCGCCGGCTGGCAGGTGGTGTTCACCATCTCCTCGACCGCCGCCTTCGCGCTCGACGCGCTCGCGATCGCGGCGCAGGCGCTGATCGGCAAGCACCTCGGTGCGGGAGACCCGGATGCCGTGCGCCACGTGCTGCGTCGCACCCTGGCGTGGGGCGCGTGGTTCGGACTCGCGCTCGGCGTCGTGATCGCGGCGCTGTCGGGCGTGATCGGACTCGCCTTCACGGGCGATCCGCAGCTCGCCGCGCTGATCCAGCCCGCGCTGATCCTGATGGCGATCGCACAGCCGCTCGCGGGCGTCGTCTACGTGCTCGACGGCGTGCTGATGGGAGCCGGTGACGCGCGCTACCTCGCGATCGTGGGCGTGGTGAACCTGGTGCCGTTCCTGCCCGCGCTGTGGCTCGTGACGCAGTCCGGCCCGGCCGGCGCGGCGGGGCTCGCGGGGGTCACGGTCGCGTTCTTCGGCGTGCTGATGACGACACGCGCCATCGGCCTCGGGGCGCGGGTGCGCGGAAGTCGCTGGATGACGGTCGGCGACCGGATCGCATCGACCGCGGCGTAA
- a CDS encoding metal-dependent transcriptional regulator yields MPNSPAIDDYLKTVYAHTEWQDAPITPSVLAAKLGIAPSSVTEMVKKLSAQGLVAHEPYRAVRLTPEGERRALEMVRRHRLIETWLVEEHGYTWDEVHEEAEVLEHAISDRLLEKIDERLGRPRFDPHGDPIPDAAGLVGTRESFVLLGEAPVGHAGRILRVSDRDPGLLRVIEQAGIAVGQEVRVTGTGVEIAGAAVDLPAAVADVIWLSA; encoded by the coding sequence GTGCCGAACTCGCCCGCGATCGACGACTACCTGAAGACGGTGTACGCCCACACCGAGTGGCAGGATGCGCCCATCACGCCGTCGGTGCTCGCCGCCAAGCTCGGTATCGCGCCGTCGAGCGTGACCGAGATGGTCAAGAAGCTCAGCGCACAGGGCCTCGTCGCGCACGAGCCGTACCGCGCCGTGCGGCTGACACCCGAGGGTGAGCGACGCGCGCTGGAGATGGTGCGCCGACACCGCCTGATCGAGACCTGGCTCGTCGAGGAGCACGGCTACACGTGGGACGAGGTGCACGAGGAGGCCGAGGTGCTCGAGCACGCGATCAGCGACCGCCTGCTCGAGAAGATCGACGAGCGGCTGGGGCGCCCGCGCTTCGACCCGCACGGCGATCCGATCCCCGACGCCGCTGGGCTCGTGGGCACGCGCGAGAGCTTCGTGCTGCTGGGCGAGGCTCCCGTGGGGCACGCGGGGCGCATCCTGCGCGTGAGCGATCGCGACCCGGGCCTGCTGCGCGTGATCGAGCAGGCCGGCATCGCGGTCGGCCAGGAGGTGCGGGTCACCGGCACGGGCGTCGAGATCGCCGGTGCCGCCGTCGACCTGCCGGCCGCCGTGGCGGACGTGATCTGGCTCAGCGCCTGA
- a CDS encoding Nramp family divalent metal transporter, producing MTQPRTAIRPPRMAWLLGPALVAGVAYLDPGNVAANMTAGARYGYLLVWVVVLGNTMAWLIQYLSAKLGVVTGQSLPEVLGRRIRNRWGRRAYWLQAELVAMATDVAEVLGGAVALNLLFGVPLVWGGLITGAVSLALLVLQSTRGAKTFEFVIIGLLVIIAVGFAVGVFVAPPDGGSVLSGLVPRFEDAGSVLLTASILGATVMPHAIYAHSALARDRFAPRSAVARDRFAPDAVAPVGGGSPREGGVSVARILRATKWDVTIALFVAGSVNLAILLLAAANLPGVAGTDSLEGAHAAIAQGLGAVIATLFAVGLLASGLASTSVGAYAGAEIMHGLLRVRVPLIARRLFTLLPALVILAVGFDPTLALVLSQVVLSFGIPFALVPLVWLTAQRRTLGDHRNRVWTTIAGAAAAAFLIALNSILLWLVATGA from the coding sequence ATGACGCAGCCCCGCACAGCGATCCGCCCTCCTCGGATGGCGTGGCTGCTCGGGCCCGCGCTCGTCGCAGGCGTCGCATACCTCGATCCGGGCAACGTCGCCGCGAACATGACCGCGGGCGCGCGCTACGGATACCTGCTCGTCTGGGTGGTCGTGCTGGGCAACACCATGGCGTGGCTCATCCAGTACCTGTCCGCCAAGCTCGGCGTCGTGACGGGCCAGAGCCTGCCCGAGGTGCTCGGCCGGCGCATCCGCAACCGCTGGGGCCGACGCGCCTACTGGCTGCAGGCGGAGCTCGTCGCGATGGCGACGGATGTCGCCGAGGTGCTGGGCGGCGCCGTCGCGCTGAACCTGCTGTTCGGCGTGCCGCTGGTGTGGGGCGGCCTCATCACGGGCGCCGTCTCCCTCGCGCTGCTCGTGCTGCAGTCCACGCGCGGCGCGAAGACGTTCGAGTTCGTCATCATCGGGCTGCTCGTGATCATCGCCGTCGGCTTCGCAGTCGGCGTGTTCGTCGCTCCGCCCGACGGCGGATCCGTGCTGTCCGGTCTCGTGCCGCGCTTCGAGGACGCCGGATCCGTCCTGCTCACGGCATCGATCCTCGGCGCGACCGTGATGCCGCACGCGATCTACGCGCACTCCGCGCTCGCCAGGGACCGCTTCGCACCCCGATCAGCCGTTGCGCGGGACCGCTTCGCGCCCGACGCCGTCGCCCCGGTCGGCGGCGGTTCTCCCCGCGAGGGCGGCGTGAGCGTCGCCCGGATCCTGCGCGCGACGAAGTGGGACGTCACGATCGCCCTGTTCGTCGCCGGATCCGTGAACCTCGCGATCCTGCTGCTCGCCGCCGCGAACCTGCCGGGCGTGGCCGGCACCGACAGCCTGGAGGGCGCGCACGCCGCGATCGCGCAGGGCCTCGGCGCCGTGATCGCGACGCTGTTCGCCGTCGGTCTGCTCGCGAGCGGCCTGGCCTCGACGTCCGTCGGCGCCTATGCGGGCGCCGAGATCATGCACGGCCTGCTGCGGGTGCGCGTCCCGCTGATCGCCCGGCGCCTGTTCACCCTGCTGCCGGCCCTCGTCATCCTGGCGGTGGGCTTCGATCCGACCCTGGCGCTCGTGCTCAGCCAGGTCGTGCTGTCGTTCGGCATCCCGTTCGCGCTCGTGCCGCTCGTCTGGCTGACCGCGCAGCGCCGCACGCTCGGCGACCACCGCAACCGCGTCTGGACCACGATCGCGGGGGCGGCGGCCGCGGCGTTCCTGATCGCGCTCAACTCGATCCTGCTCTGGCTGGTCGCCACGGGCGCGTGA
- a CDS encoding zinc-dependent alcohol dehydrogenase, with translation MRAQEYAGGGRAAKYAGEGRIEIGQDPISPPREGQVQIRVAYCGICGTDLHILHGHMDQRVSPPQAIGHEMSGTVEAVGGGVDGVKPGDIVTVMPLDWCGDCPACRAGHRHICQNLAFVGIETTGAMQELWTVPARLVIPLPDDVSLPHAALVEPLAVAAHDVRRSRLVAGETALVIGGGPIGQLIALVARQTGADVILAEPNADRRAFAARHGAHAVDPLTEDLAAIVQERTGGAGADVVFEVAGLAATALDATNHARTRGRLVMVAIHPKPVPIDLHRVFWRELELLGARVYEREDFERAIALIAAGAVPADELISATVPLSETLAAFETLTSAQALKVLIDVQN, from the coding sequence GTGCGTGCACAGGAGTACGCCGGCGGAGGACGCGCGGCGAAGTACGCGGGCGAAGGACGGATCGAGATCGGGCAGGACCCGATCTCGCCGCCGCGCGAGGGACAGGTGCAGATCCGCGTCGCGTACTGCGGCATCTGCGGCACCGACCTGCACATCCTGCACGGCCACATGGATCAGCGCGTCTCGCCGCCGCAGGCGATCGGCCACGAGATGAGCGGCACGGTCGAGGCGGTCGGCGGAGGCGTCGACGGCGTGAAGCCGGGCGACATCGTGACCGTCATGCCGCTCGACTGGTGCGGCGACTGCCCCGCCTGCCGGGCGGGCCACCGGCACATCTGCCAGAACCTCGCCTTCGTCGGCATCGAGACGACCGGCGCGATGCAGGAGCTGTGGACGGTGCCGGCACGACTGGTCATCCCGCTTCCCGACGATGTCTCGCTGCCGCACGCCGCTCTCGTCGAGCCGCTCGCCGTGGCCGCGCACGACGTGCGCCGCTCGCGCCTGGTCGCGGGCGAGACCGCCCTCGTGATCGGCGGCGGACCGATCGGCCAGCTCATCGCCCTCGTGGCCCGGCAGACCGGCGCCGACGTGATCCTCGCCGAGCCGAACGCCGATCGCCGCGCTTTCGCGGCCCGGCACGGCGCGCACGCGGTCGACCCGCTCACCGAGGACCTGGCGGCGATCGTGCAGGAGCGCACGGGCGGCGCGGGCGCCGACGTCGTGTTCGAGGTCGCGGGTCTCGCGGCCACGGCGCTCGACGCGACGAACCACGCGCGCACGCGCGGCCGACTCGTGATGGTGGCGATCCACCCGAAGCCCGTGCCGATCGACCTGCACCGCGTGTTCTGGCGCGAGCTCGAGCTGCTCGGCGCCCGCGTATACGAGCGCGAGGACTTCGAACGCGCCATCGCCCTGATCGCCGCCGGCGCGGTGCCCGCGGACGAGCTGATCAGCGCGACGGTGCCGCTGTCCGAGACCCTCGCCGCCTTCGAGACCCTGACGAGCGCGCAGGCGCTCAAGGTGCTCATCGACGTCCAGAACTGA
- the eda gene encoding bifunctional 4-hydroxy-2-oxoglutarate aldolase/2-dehydro-3-deoxy-phosphogluconate aldolase, with the protein MTGADLNHPLFTHRVVPLASISDASHVDAIGDGLVAGGLPVVEVALRGDLGAAALGRLAARGDLLVGAGTVLTVEQAKEVIDLGAAFVVTPGLNADVVRYAQDAGIPVVPGVLTPTEVQAAMSLGLSRLKLFPAGAFGGLKLLSAYADVYRDVRFMPSGGIRPANLAEHLAHPAVFAASGSWIVAAAAEGADAVAASAREAVELSS; encoded by the coding sequence ATGACCGGCGCCGACCTGAATCACCCGCTGTTCACGCACCGCGTGGTGCCGCTGGCGTCGATCTCCGACGCGTCTCATGTCGACGCGATCGGCGACGGGCTCGTCGCGGGCGGGCTTCCCGTGGTCGAGGTGGCCCTGCGCGGCGACCTCGGCGCCGCGGCCCTCGGCCGGCTCGCGGCGCGCGGCGATCTTCTCGTCGGCGCCGGCACGGTGCTGACGGTCGAGCAGGCGAAGGAGGTCATCGACCTCGGTGCCGCCTTCGTCGTCACGCCCGGCCTGAACGCGGACGTCGTGCGGTACGCGCAGGACGCGGGCATCCCCGTCGTCCCCGGCGTGCTGACGCCCACCGAGGTGCAGGCGGCGATGTCGCTGGGCCTGTCGCGGCTGAAGCTGTTCCCCGCAGGCGCCTTCGGCGGGCTGAAGCTCCTGAGCGCGTACGCCGACGTGTACCGCGACGTGCGGTTCATGCCCTCCGGCGGCATCCGCCCCGCCAACCTCGCCGAGCACCTCGCCCACCCCGCGGTGTTCGCCGCGAGCGGCAGCTGGATCGTCGCGGCGGCCGCCGAGGGCGCCGACGCGGTCGCGGCATCCGCCCGCGAGGCCGTGGAGCTGTCGTCGTGA
- a CDS encoding SDR family oxidoreductase produces the protein MTTDLFDLTGRTAVVTGARRGIGFAMAEALAQAGADIIGASASQESDGGAIGRRVRELGRRFEGHAVDFRSREAVTEFGRAVADRADILVNNAGTIRRAPAAEHPAEYWDEVIDVNLNSQFALSQLVGAGMIARGGGKIIFTASLLSFQGGINVPGYAAAKSAIAGLTKALANEWASKRVNVNAIAPGYIATDNTEALRDDPDRSRSILERIPAGRWGEASDLGGATVFLASRASDYVSGVVLPVDGGWMGR, from the coding sequence ATGACCACCGATCTGTTCGACCTCACCGGGCGCACGGCCGTCGTCACCGGCGCGCGCCGCGGCATCGGCTTCGCGATGGCCGAGGCCCTCGCCCAGGCCGGCGCCGACATCATCGGCGCCTCCGCGAGCCAGGAGTCCGACGGCGGCGCCATCGGCCGCCGCGTGCGGGAGCTCGGCCGCCGGTTCGAGGGCCACGCCGTCGACTTCCGCAGCCGCGAGGCGGTGACGGAGTTCGGCCGCGCGGTCGCGGATCGCGCCGACATCCTCGTCAACAACGCCGGCACCATCCGGCGCGCCCCCGCGGCCGAGCACCCCGCGGAGTACTGGGACGAGGTGATCGACGTGAACCTCAACAGCCAGTTCGCGCTGTCGCAGCTCGTCGGCGCGGGGATGATCGCGCGCGGCGGGGGCAAGATCATCTTCACCGCGAGCCTGCTGAGCTTCCAGGGCGGCATCAACGTGCCCGGCTACGCGGCCGCGAAGTCGGCGATCGCGGGCCTCACCAAGGCCCTGGCGAACGAGTGGGCCTCGAAGCGGGTCAACGTGAATGCCATCGCTCCCGGCTACATCGCGACCGACAACACCGAGGCGCTGCGCGACGACCCCGACCGTTCGCGCTCGATCCTCGAGCGGATCCCGGCGGGCCGCTGGGGTGAGGCGAGCGACCTGGGCGGGGCGACCGTGTTCCTCGCGAGCCGCGCCTCCGACTACGTCTCCGGCGTGGTGCTGCCCGTCGACGGCGGCTGGATGGGCCGATGA
- a CDS encoding aldo/keto reductase: MTDTRSSTDLIELGDGLRVSRQGYGAMSLSDVYGPVSEDDALRTLTHAVDSGATFVDTANIYGAGRSERIISRLIRTRRDEVQLASKFGIVAGGGIGKRGIRGDRAYVREQIELSLGRLGTDHLDLYYQHRVDPNVPIEDTVGALAELVQEGKIRHIGLSEATGEEIRRAASVHPIAAVQTEWSIVSRDVEAHVLPAVRDLGIGFVPYSPLSRQWLTGVFDAATLTEADGRPKFPRFAPDALAANQPVLDEVIAVAAEAGVTPAQLSLAWLYEKGRALGVPVAPIPGTRFPERVDENLAAIDVALATAHVARLDELASRVVGGRSFDPQWVSAGRE, translated from the coding sequence GTGACCGATACGCGCTCGTCCACCGACCTGATCGAACTCGGCGACGGCCTGCGGGTCTCGCGCCAGGGCTACGGCGCCATGTCGCTCAGCGACGTCTACGGCCCGGTCTCGGAAGACGACGCGCTGCGCACGCTGACCCACGCGGTCGACAGTGGCGCGACGTTCGTCGACACCGCCAACATCTATGGCGCGGGCCGCAGCGAGCGCATCATCTCGCGGCTGATCCGCACCCGCCGCGACGAGGTGCAGCTCGCGAGCAAGTTCGGGATCGTCGCGGGCGGCGGGATCGGCAAGCGCGGCATCCGCGGGGATCGCGCGTACGTGCGCGAGCAGATCGAGCTGAGCCTCGGGCGCCTCGGCACGGATCACCTCGACCTCTACTACCAGCACCGCGTCGACCCGAACGTGCCGATCGAGGACACCGTCGGCGCGCTCGCCGAGCTCGTGCAGGAGGGCAAGATCCGGCACATCGGCCTGTCGGAGGCCACCGGAGAGGAGATCCGGCGCGCCGCTTCCGTGCATCCGATCGCCGCCGTCCAGACCGAGTGGAGCATCGTCAGCCGCGATGTCGAGGCGCACGTCCTGCCGGCGGTGAGGGATCTCGGCATCGGCTTCGTGCCGTACTCGCCGCTCAGCCGCCAGTGGCTCACGGGGGTGTTCGACGCCGCCACGCTGACCGAGGCCGACGGGCGCCCCAAGTTCCCGCGCTTCGCTCCCGACGCGCTCGCGGCGAACCAGCCCGTGCTCGACGAGGTCATCGCGGTCGCCGCGGAGGCGGGCGTCACCCCCGCTCAGCTCTCCCTCGCGTGGCTCTACGAGAAGGGCCGCGCCCTGGGCGTGCCCGTGGCGCCGATCCCCGGCACGCGGTTCCCCGAGCGGGTCGACGAGAACCTCGCCGCGATCGACGTCGCGCTGGCCACCGCGCACGTCGCACGCCTGGACGAGCTGGCATCGCGTGTGGTCGGCGGCCGCTCGTTCGATCCCCAGTGGGTGTCCGCCGGGCGCGAGTAG